ACCTGATTGTTCCAGAATAAAACATACTTTCGCTTGCTTTGGTATCTTCTTAGAAAGCCCTTTAAATACTCAATTtctatatcaaaataattattcaCACCGTAACAATCCCAAGATGCTTTTCCTAAGAAATCAATCACTTTTGGCTCGAATTCATGCATCCCTAACGTATATGGGCGAAAATAATAATCTGTAGGTTGATGCTTAAATCCACCTTTACCATAACTAAATGCTGAAATTTCTGGTCGATCTTCCGATAAGAATGTAGCAAAATGCTGCACGACTTTCTCGTTCCAAACAAAAGGCATGGAATCTATATGTTTTCCAAAATGCTGAATTAATGGGAAACTTTTGTGAGACTGGCCTGTTAAAAGTGGTACAAAATTAGGCCATGTGTTTTCACCAACTTTGCTGTAACCTTCGAAGTCATAAGCGTCGAATTCATCCAGAAGAAATTTGTAAGATTTCGGAAGATTCCGTAACGCATGTGACCGCGAAACCGAGTCTATTCCAAATATTATAACACTGAGCctattttcactttcattttctaTTTGGTTAGCACTTCTGGCGTCTTCATTCCAAACTGGGTTAAAGTGAAGATAATCATATACCAAATGTTTAGTTGCGTTTGAACAGCTTACGCGAAATACGTGACGTTTAATGAACGCTGGCGCCATAAAATTCACTTCCCCTTCGAACCCTACTCGTTTATCTCCGCCATCCCGCTTCAAAGGGCTGTACACACAGCTGAGAGATTTGTTTGCCAATTTATACTTCTCTAACACTGTGTTATTGAATAGTAAATACCCATCCTTGTTCATGAACATCAACTGTTCCCTGTTCGAGCACTTCAGCGGCGGAGGTGTAACAAAGTAAGGCTTAAGAGAGCTGTCCCACGGATCCAGAGTCTGTAATTTGCATGGTTTAAGTTCTCTTTCAGACAGCCTATGTGGTTGCAAATACATCCATAAACAAATTAAACTTACACTTACAAAAACTCCAAAACATTTCACATTCCTATTGAAACATCTAGATCTAGgtctgttcaaattattcatCTCCATAAAATAAACGATATGAATACGGAGCGTGTGTCAAATTACAGTTATTAAACAGTTCcgtgtttgtaaacattgacggatccaaacggaaggggaagaagcattttatagaaacattccgatggcaaaatacaatacatatccgtagccctggcCAACCTATAAACCAGGCAAGTCTATTTCATATTGATATTGTTCGCATGGTTAGCAATGTGTACAGTGTTAGTAacagtaatagttatagtatgtttGTGttgagtgtgttaccaggatataccagagctaggggtacatcgagggtatttttctctgtacatatcgtcgaggccggtaggccgagacagatatgtgaagagaaaaataacgagaatACTCGTTGCGGAATACTCGTTGCTATTCATTTCCCACCTATCTAAATTAACTCGGAAAACCATGCGAAATAATGATAGCAGGTGAACAATGCCGTGGCTCAGAGTAAGGTTCGTTGGAGGTGTCATGTCCCCTAGTGTCTGTGCAATTTTCATGCTTTTGTTAACCTGACCTACTTATGCCAGGTTAGGATAACACCAAAACATGCTATAAAAAGTTTGCTTTTTTATGTTAGAGCTACGTACTCATTTTTACGCTGGGCAAATTTTGTGTTTGGTGGTCAGTTTCTCGACCGGACGATTTGTCCGAGATCCGGTTTCACAAAGTAACGGTTTGATAAGGTGTTGATGTGCGAGAGATTTGAGTAATGCTCAACCGCGTCATCCAGTACGTCACAAATTTAGTCAGTCTCAAATTTCTTGACCTAACAATCATGacgtaatgaaataatatcaaaggacataaacatgtttttttgtgAACTAAAAAGAGTACTCTCGCGGATTTCAATGATTTTTGCATTTATCGTCTTTCCCATGCGTCTAAATCTTATTTTCTCAACTCGCAGTTGCTTATTACCAAAGATTCTCTATTTGGAGACGTTTcatctttgttttgtttcttcCACTTATTTCCTTCCGCTAAAGacgtttttaaatgttttacaaacaacACACCAGGATATGCAGGAGATTGATCTTGTGCTAAAATCGAAAACTGCACAAATGAATCCTGTCTTTATTCATTGTTATAGAGATTCTTTTAACATAGTTTCTTTAATCGTAACATCCTACAGCTGAGGTCCATTTCAAAGCATTTTCCAAATTGGTTTCTcacagaaagtaaaaaaaaaagtcaggTACCCTGACTGTAGAACTTTACCTCCCCAGACAGTCCATAATATCAGACTCGAGTGATCACGGATTGAACTAAGGTAGCTCTGTCTGCTGCGTGGCAAAGTTtgaaagttttttctttcttttttatgaaagttttttctttcttttttatatctcgtggTCACGAGgtaactttttgttttttgttttatttcttttttatatcttgTGGCCACGTGGtagctttttgtttttttttttgtttctttcttttttatatctcgtggccacgagttaacattttttttttcttttttttatatatatatatctcgtggccacgagataaggttttttgttttttgttttcttttttatatctcgtggccatATAAAATAAAACTCACGTGTTCCCCCTGAGCTTCCGTAACTTTTTGTTATTTACGAGAAAGACTTTTATTCTAAATTTCTCACTTCCGAGGTAAGTAAGTTATATAATGTAACATATACAGCTAAGCTATTGAACTGTCGGTAGATTGCTCATTGTTATATAGAATGTACATGTCCCACTAGGATATAGGATGTCCGGAAGAAACACTTATCTCAATGAATCATGCAAGGGCGTAGCGCCCATTACGCACGTGCGTAATACAATAAATCCAggtttaaaatataaaagtaaaacctAAAAAGAAACTGACAAAGTAAAGATTAAATTGCACTCGAACAATGCTTAATAGAGTTTGATTCTAACAGTTTATAGATctaattttgtgtgtgtgtgtgggggggggggggggggggggggggctctacTGTGTCAGGATCAAATTGTTCCACACCGGGTCTATTTCACTGTAAACGGAGTAAAATACACTGATAATCAATTGTAATGACGGGTTGTTGGGAAAGGCAGTCGATCTGGCCACTCGGCTGAATATGCAAGTCAGCCGACCTAGAGTTGCTTCCCATCAAACTCAGCGAAACAATATACCGGCGGACACAGTCAAGGAGTACTGGCGTTTGAGTTTATTTCTTCCTTTTATGGATTATTTACTTACCCAGTTAGAAGACAGACTGTGTCACGCCAGTACACGGATGAAGGCACAGTATATCTGCTATCGCACAATATCTGCGATATGGGCAGAAATCAAGGAAGAGTATGGTCCTTAAATTATTGATACTGGACTGGATCTCTGGAAATTCAAAATTGGGCAGGTTTTGTACTTGAAAAGCTCATTGATGCTGTCGATGCCAGCTACCACTACCAAATATACACATAAGTTTGAAAATCCTGCTGACAATGCCGGTATCGATAACAGCTTTAGTCGGAGCAACGCCTTACAGGCCTGGCTTTGTTTCATATTCATCGAAATCAAAACATCAATATCGACCGTGTTGTCAGTGATTTCAATGGTCATAGGCGCATTAATTGCCCTTGTATTTCAGCAAGTCATGGCTGGTAATGATACAGATTGAACTTAGAAAtcgttttaaatacaaaatgtactaatatacgaggaatctttcaaaatatatgccaCACTTCATTTACttatcatacaaaactttttttactatgataaaacaattaagtaaaataaGAACGGACTTTTAAaatcggtcgtagaaatctagtGGTGGGCTATggaccatggaaacggctacagaagctggtcatcgcggaaactcaaaaaactttttgtgtcatatttcaaaagataattgtattagaaacttatttttttatattttcattaagttatgaatacctattgtttgcagtgattatattctaactatcttattaaatttcttaattgtcatCAGTAATTTTAGTAATTAGCACGTGCATTCAATTGTGAACCAATAAGATGCCTTTTTTACCCAGAAAATGTTGTTTGGACgtaattacaactatggctgatttttggcttgaaaatgttgtataatacgcctgcaaataaaattctaaaatttttaTACGTCAGTTTAACctcattttatacattaatgcagcggattacaTGCAATATAGGctattaattcgcttcctttttatcccccgacgaaagtcggagggatatagttttggcgttgtccgtccgtccgtccttccgtccgtccgtccggagccatatctaggaaatggttgggaatatttatttgaaacttcatatacgtgttcaccactatgagttcttgcggcccgtcaagtttcagtcagattgcccaagtaacaccagagttatggccgttagaaatttctagtgttaactatatagggtactataaatatggcaatttctgcatcataatttttgatatatttgacctagaactatgaaacttaaacagaatttagatcaccataatgtggttgtgtacacatttcgttcggatttatttgtaaattaagagttattgccctttaattgtataaaaatccacatatttgttcataacaaacttaccatttggtagaatttcattaaatttctttcattcttttccaagaaaatttattgtaaacatgtgcagttgtgtacccacacctggtcacccccttaccttgatcacaccctccctccccccccccccccccccccccccaagaaaaaaaatccttatttcattttttttaataaacttatacatgttcaccactatgaggttattggcccatcaagtttcagacagattgcccaagtaacgccagagttatggcccttagaagttttcagtgttaac
The sequence above is a segment of the Mercenaria mercenaria strain notata chromosome 3, MADL_Memer_1, whole genome shotgun sequence genome. Coding sequences within it:
- the LOC123523937 gene encoding uncharacterized protein LOC123523937, with protein sequence MEMNNLNRPRSRCFNRNVKCFGVFVSVSLICLWMYLQPHRLSERELKPCKLQTLDPWDSSLKPYFVTPPPLKCSNREQLMFMNKDGYLLFNNTVLEKYKLANKSLSCVYSPLKRDGGDKRVGFEGEVNFMAPAFIKRHVFRVSCSNATKHLVYDYLHFNPVWNEDARSANQIENESENRLSVIIFGIDSVSRSHALRNLPKSYKFLLDEFDAYDFEGYSKVGENTWPNFVPLLTGQSHKSFPLIQHFGKHIDSMPFVWNEKVVQHFATFLSEDRPEISAFSYGKGGFKHQPTDYYFRPYTLGMHEFEPKVIDFLGKASWDCYGVNNYFDIEIEYLKGFLRRYQSKRKYVLFWNNQVSHEEFTTLSRGDQPFLEFLTWLKNTKQTENAIFIVLSDHGYRIGGASLTHVGRAENNKPWLMVHVPKFLKEKYKWLHGTLTINTKRLVSPYDIYQTMSDLVHGVAFKRQTMRSVEKHIVRRNIFIQIPEDRTCADAGTEGIYCTCQDKLNVSTTAEHVESMAEFLVSEVNKILSQNQDVCFRLSLHIVNEASVSFSNSDEDTQGRIPNVNAQKPGFLSSLFSSTKPDTTGRYFILFHTIPGYAYFEGTVDFLQYGPDGNKNQMTMIGEPSRLDRYGNQSYCVQDINLKPYCYCKNYKKVS